One window of the Oncorhynchus clarkii lewisi isolate Uvic-CL-2024 chromosome 19, UVic_Ocla_1.0, whole genome shotgun sequence genome contains the following:
- the LOC139375042 gene encoding LOW QUALITY PROTEIN: somatostatin receptor type 1 (The sequence of the model RefSeq protein was modified relative to this genomic sequence to represent the inferred CDS: substituted 1 base at 1 genomic stop codon): MVLKQRTVCAPQHRATPVRRWVPWTVALIEMYYLTEDIGLIFXGFFWKNTAKMLPNSSFRNLTLEDGFFLMNNSSGNETYSESQGSAILISFIYSVVCLVGLCGNSMVIYVIFRYAKMKTATNIYILNLAIADELLMLSVPFLVTSSLLHHWPFGSLLCRLVLSVDAINMFTSIYCLTVLSIDRYIAVVHPIKASRYRRPTIAKIVNFGVWMFSILVILPIIIFSTTVPNLDGSVACNIQMPKPVNQWMAVFVIYAFLMGFLFPVIAICMCYILIIAKMRVVALKAGWQQRKKSERKITLMVMMVVTVFVICWMPFHIVQLVNVFVEHHNATLMQLAVILGYANSCANPILYGFLSDNFKRSFQRIVCLRWMDNATEEPIDYYATALKSRGYSVDEFQPDNMECDSTYRNGTCTSRTTTL; encoded by the coding sequence ATGGTCCTGAAACAACGCACCGTCTGCGCGCCACAGCACAGAGCAACTCCCGTGAGGAGATGGGTTCCCTGGACAGTCGCACTGATTGAAATGTATTATTTAACAGAAGACATAGGCCTAATTTTTTGAGGATTCTTCTGGAAAAACACAGCCAAAATGCTCCCCAACAGCTCTTTCAGGAATCTAACCCTGGAGGACGGTTTTTTCCTAATGAACAACTCGTCTGGGAACGAAACGTACAGCGAGTCTCAAGGCAGCGCAATCCTCATCTCCTTCATTTACTCGGTTGTCTGTTTGGTCGGACTGTGCGGGAACTCTATGGTTATCTATGTCATTTTCAGATATGCCAAAATGAAAACTGCAACAAATATCTACATTCTGAATTTAGCCATAGCGGACGAGTTACTTATGCTGAGTGTCCCTTTCTTGGTGACATCTTCACTCCTTCACCACTGGCCTTTCGGCTCCCTTCTCTGCCGCCTTGTTCTAAGTGTTGATGCTATTAATATGTTTACCAGTATTTACTGCTTAACTGTACTTAGCATAGACCGATATATCGCGGTTGTGCACCCCATCAAAGCCTCCCGGTACAGGAGACCCACAATAGCTAAAATAGTCAACTTTGGGGTTTGGATGTTTTCTATCCTGGTCATTTTGCCCATTATTATATTTTCCACGACCGTTCCAAACTTGGACGGTTCGGTCGCTTGCAACATTCAGATGCCAAAGCCAGTTAACCAGTGGATGGCTGTGTTTGTGATCTATGCCTTTCTCATGGGCTTTCTGTTCCCAGTCATTGCTATCTGTATGTGTTACATCCTCATCATCGCCAAGATGAGAGTGGTGGCACTGAAGGCAGGTTGGCAGCAGCGTAAGAAGTCGGAGAGAAAGATCActctgatggtgatgatggtggtgaccGTGTTTGTCATCTGTTGGATGCCCTTTCACATTGTGCAGCTCGTCAATGTTTTTGTGGAGCACCATAACGCAACACTCATGCAACTCGCAGTGATTCTGGGATACGCAAATAGCTGCGCCAACCCTATACTGTACGGATTTTTATCAGACAATTTCAAACGTTCGTTCCAAAGAATTGTGTGTCTGCGCTGGATGGACAATGCAACGGAAGAACCAATAGATTACTATGCCACGGCTCTGAAAAGTCGTGGTTACAGTGTGGATgaatttcaaccggacaatatgGAATGTGATAGCACATATAGAAATGGAACCTGTACTTCTAGGACAACGACACTGTAG
- the LOC139375043 gene encoding complement component C1q receptor-like, which produces MRNTTVRSMVQAGRMEYYWICLWSVLGVGLCVPVAKPYYLHHHPLNFDKASEACQPGSFLTKVASMEEASKILKEISETLSKERTFQFWVGLMKGKGSCVKHDAPLNGFKWTVDNSSDTELDQWKYLPKPTCTGIYCVFLSGEFNGTEIVNWGFVSSTCKTEYPFICKQRNGEVPIMKQCLTPHIPDARLLRPDPKDHNKLNLDCGFGKMFELTCSATTLTWERDDGSDIRGICASCKAGYMTDGSGNCVDIDECRDRPCKDQCVNTDGSFLCKCYDKNKNLQDEGSMACNELPAATIAPEGSDNHLVQDYTPTSKPEIQEKPFLASLPDQHTTTSPTDDIEIADKSGDQAYIFIPVLIAVMALVVLLVVVLSIVKCCLRRRSQKLAMKNAEKMAMKRAESSKEKYSLENANEKEAT; this is translated from the coding sequence ATGAGAAACACTACCGTCAGATCGATGGTGCAAGCAGGGAGAATGGAGTACTATTGGATATGCCTGTGGAGTGTCTTGGGGGTAGGTTTGTGCGTTCCTGTTGCTAAACCCTATTaccttcatcatcatcctctCAACTTTGACAAAGCTTCAGAAGCCTGTCAGCCTGGCAGTTTCCTAACTAAAGTGGCCAGTATGGAGGAAGCCTCAAAGATTTTGAAAGAAATCTCGGAAACACTATCCAAAGAACGTACATTTCAGTTCTGGGTTGGCTTGATGAAAGGAAAGGGGTCTTGCGTGAAACATGACGCACCTCTGAATGGTTTCAAGTGGACGGTGGATAACAGCAGCGACACAGAACTGGATCAGTGGAAGTATTTGCCCAAACCAACCTGCACGGGTATatactgtgtatttctctctggTGAGTTTAATGGAACTGAGATTGTGAACTGGGGATTTGTTTCCAGTACCTGTAAGACAGAGTATCCATTCATTTGTAAACAACGTAATGGAGAGGTACCTATCATGAAGCAGTGTCTTACCCCACACATACCAGATGCCCGATTACTCAGGCCAGATCCAAAGGATCACAATAAACTGAATCTGGATTGTGGGTTTGGGAAAATGTTTGAACTGACTTGCTCTGCAACGACTCTAACATGGGAACGTGATGATGGATCGGATATACGTGGCATTTGTGCTTCATGCAAAGCAGGTTATATGACAGATGGGTCTGGAAACTGTGTGGACATTGACGAATGCAGAGATCGgccctgtaaagaccagtgtgtCAACACTGATGGTTCTTTCCTCTGTAAATGctatgataaaaataaaaatcttcaAGATGAGGGCTCAATGGCATGCAACGAACTACCAGCAGCTACCATTGCTCCTGAAGGTAGTGACAACCATTTGGTCCAAGACTATACCCCAACTTCTAAGCCAGAAATTCAGGAGAAGCCTTTTCTCGCCTCTCTGCCGGACCAAcacactacaacttcccctacaGACGACATTGAGATAGCGGACAAGAGTGGAGACCAAGCCTACATTTTCATACCTGTGCTGATAGCAGTGATGGCCTTGGTCGTTCTGTTAGTCGTGGTGTTATCTATTGTTAAGTGCTGCCTCAGGAGGCGATCACAGAAACTGGCCATGAAAAATGCAGAGAAAATGGCAATGAAGAGGGCGGAGTCCTCCAAGGAAAAATACTCCCTGGAAAACGCAAATGAGAAGGAGGCAACTTAA